A genomic region of Zea mays cultivar B73 chromosome 6, Zm-B73-REFERENCE-NAM-5.0, whole genome shotgun sequence contains the following coding sequences:
- the LOC100191362 gene encoding Reticulon-like protein B1: MAEQHKEESGVTVLDKISDKLHGRGGGSSSSSDSDDERSSATAAVKAKIYRIFGREKPVHSVLGGGKPADLFLWRNKRISGGVLAGATAFWLLFEVMDYHLLTLLCHCLILTLAILFLWSNATTFINKSPPNIPEVKIPDDLAVNVARSLRYEINRGFATLREIGQGHDLKKFLIVIAGLWILSVLGSCCNFLTLSYIVFMVLYTVPVLYEKHEDKVDAFGEKAMVELKRYYAIFDEKCLSKIPKGPLKDKKQH, from the exons ATGGCGGAGCAGCACAAGGAGGAGTCGGGCGTGACAGTGCTGGACAAGATCTCCGACAAGCTCCACGGGCGCGGGGGCGGCTCGTCTTCGTCGTCGGACTCGGACGACGAGCGCTCGTCGGCGACGGCCGCCGTGAAGGCCAAGATCTACCGCATCTTCGGGCGCGAGAAGCCCGTGCACTCCGTCCTCGGCGGCGGCAAGC CGGCCGATCTGTTTCTATGGAGGAACAAGAGGATCTCTGGTGGGGTGCTCGCAGGCGCAACTGCCTTCTGGCTGCTGTTTGAGGTCATGGATTACCACCTCCTCACCCTGCTATGCCACTGCCTCATCCTCACCCTGGCCATCCTGTTCCTCTGGTCCAATGCCACGACTTTCATCAACAA GTCTCCTCCTAACATCCCCGAGGTGAAGATCCCAGATGACCTGGCTGTGAATGTTGCACGTTCCCTGAGATATGAGATCAACAGGGGTTTTGCTACCTTGAGGGAGATTGGCCAAGGCCATGACCTCAAGAAATTTCTGATT GTGATTGCAGGACTGTGGATCCTTTCTGTTCTTGGGAGCTGCTGCAATTTCCTCACCTTGTCTTACATAG TTTTTATGGTACTGTACACTGTACCGGTCCTGTATGAGAAACATGAGGATAAGGTTGATGCTTTTGGTGAGAAGGCCATGGTCGAGCTGAAGAGGTACTACGCCATCTTCGACGAGAAATGCCTATCAAAGATTCCGAAGGGCCCATTAAAAGACAAGAAGCAACATTAG